The Leucobacter rhizosphaerae genome includes a region encoding these proteins:
- a CDS encoding styrene monooxygenase/indole monooxygenase family protein yields MTSIGIIGAGVAGLHLGLHLLQQDLDVTIITNRTAEQVRDGKIMNSVAHMSATIDIERTLGIADWPGTDAEYSYHYHYNGWGEDRRFEGTFAEPARILDYRIYLPHLMSEFVQRGGTLEYRDLSVAEIERLTDVHDLVVVSTGKGEIGALFPRREDKSPYTSPQRKLAVGFWKGVAPRDPRGVEISVAPPAGELLALPMWSFSGPVHALLFESVPGGPQEALTDRRYEDDPEAYRELTLQMLREFHPSIFERVDPAAFELQDGPRDILQGAVTPVLREDYVLLPNGKYLLALGDVHMTVDPVQAQGANSATYSAQVIADTIREDHVFDERFMRKVARRRAERLEASSDWVNTMIQNPPAPQIPRLFSEMVHDQALANRFTENFNFPIRQIDLLGSPDRVAAAVAQPASA; encoded by the coding sequence ATGACCAGCATTGGCATCATCGGAGCGGGGGTCGCGGGGCTGCACCTCGGGCTGCACCTGCTGCAGCAGGATCTCGACGTCACCATCATCACGAACCGCACCGCGGAGCAGGTCCGCGACGGCAAGATCATGAACAGCGTCGCCCACATGAGCGCGACCATCGACATCGAGCGCACGCTCGGGATCGCCGACTGGCCGGGTACCGACGCGGAGTATTCGTACCACTACCACTACAACGGGTGGGGCGAGGATCGCCGCTTCGAAGGCACGTTCGCCGAGCCCGCGCGGATCCTCGACTACCGGATCTACCTGCCGCACCTGATGTCGGAGTTCGTGCAGCGCGGCGGCACCCTGGAGTACCGCGATCTCTCGGTCGCCGAGATCGAGCGGCTCACCGACGTCCACGACCTCGTCGTCGTCTCGACCGGCAAGGGCGAGATCGGCGCGCTGTTCCCGCGCCGCGAGGACAAGTCGCCCTACACGAGCCCGCAGCGGAAGTTGGCGGTCGGATTCTGGAAGGGCGTCGCGCCTCGCGATCCCCGCGGCGTCGAGATCAGCGTGGCGCCCCCCGCGGGCGAGCTCCTCGCACTCCCGATGTGGTCGTTCTCCGGCCCGGTCCACGCCCTGCTCTTCGAGAGCGTCCCCGGCGGCCCCCAGGAGGCGCTGACGGATCGCCGCTATGAAGACGATCCCGAGGCCTACCGCGAGCTGACCCTGCAGATGCTCCGCGAGTTCCACCCGTCGATCTTCGAGCGGGTCGATCCGGCCGCGTTCGAGCTCCAGGACGGCCCGCGGGACATCCTGCAGGGCGCCGTGACCCCGGTGCTCCGCGAGGACTACGTCCTCCTCCCCAACGGCAAGTACCTGCTCGCGCTCGGCGACGTGCACATGACCGTCGATCCGGTGCAGGCGCAAGGGGCGAATTCCGCAACCTATTCCGCACAGGTCATCGCCGACACGATCCGCGAGGATCACGTCTTCGATGAGCGCTTCATGCGCAAGGTCGCACGCCGCCGAGCGGAGCGGCTCGAAGCCTCCTCGGACTGGGTGAACACGATGATCCAGAACCCGCCGGCACCGCAGATCCCGCGCCTCTTCAGCGAGATGGTGCACGATCAGGCGCTCGCGAACCGCTTCACCGAGAACTTCAACTTCCCCATTCGGCAGATCGATCTGCTCGGCTCCCCCGACCGGGTGGCGGCCGCGGTCGCTCAGCCTGCGAGCGCCTAG
- a CDS encoding IclR family transcriptional regulator: MTEAKNRAVRSQTLERGLDALQTLADGQRRTSQELADALGLHRSVVYRILRTLEDYTFVTRASDGRYTLGTGVAALAEASISNSEVRIEEVLEELAAATSATAIFSVPQKDHAVVLASIRPAHRSAAVAIRRSTRFLLSDGAPGMAILACGPATEYEADEIALARSIGHVHTKGTPFPGFEAVARPIRLGDGQAASLAVIFPTGAHTLGEVTPALQHAALRVERPGDVWSE; encoded by the coding sequence ATGACCGAAGCCAAGAACCGCGCGGTTCGCTCCCAGACGCTCGAGCGCGGGCTCGACGCGCTGCAGACGCTCGCGGACGGGCAGCGTCGCACGAGCCAGGAACTCGCCGACGCCCTCGGCCTGCACCGCTCGGTGGTCTACCGGATCCTCCGCACGCTCGAGGACTACACGTTCGTGACGCGGGCGTCCGACGGCCGATACACCCTCGGCACCGGAGTCGCGGCGCTGGCGGAGGCCAGCATCAGCAATTCCGAGGTGCGCATCGAGGAGGTGCTCGAGGAACTGGCGGCAGCGACCTCGGCGACCGCGATCTTCAGCGTGCCGCAGAAGGACCACGCGGTCGTGTTGGCGTCGATCCGACCCGCGCACCGATCCGCCGCCGTCGCGATCCGCCGGAGCACGCGCTTCCTGCTCTCGGACGGTGCGCCCGGCATGGCGATCCTGGCCTGCGGCCCGGCCACGGAGTACGAGGCGGACGAGATCGCCCTCGCCCGCAGCATCGGCCACGTGCACACGAAGGGCACCCCGTTCCCGGGCTTCGAGGCCGTCGCGCGGCCGATCCGTCTGGGCGATGGTCAGGCAGCGAGCCTCGCCGTCATCTTCCCGACCGGCGCCCACACGCTCGGCGAGGTGACCCCGGCGCTCCAGCACGCCGCGCTGCGCGTGGAGCGCCCCGGAGACGTCTGGTCGGAGTAG
- a CDS encoding ATP-binding protein: MQLRVGTRIDAEGPGLVTASKMNRHTFWCGQSGSGKTYALGVLLEQVLLHTRLPLVILDPNSDFVRFSELRADASEADAAELRSRSVRVLRPHTAEDPLKVRFLSMPLISRAALLQIDPLRDADEFNAMIKMEPEVLAGLQEPLADWLRASGNPVHRKIAIRLENLGLADLDLWAGRHRSVIEFIDDRADATVVDLGGFSTPLEPKATALAVLDHLWERRADRIGRLIVIDEAHNLCSPDPVTAVDTLLTERIVQIAAEGRKYGLWLLMSTQRPSKVHPNALSQCDNLGLMKLSSPGDLAELARVFGYAPAELLSRVTGFSQGQALFAGGFVAEPQVVQMRDRLTLEGGSDVAIELRDHVARGLPD, encoded by the coding sequence ATGCAGCTCAGGGTGGGGACGCGCATCGATGCGGAGGGGCCCGGTCTCGTGACCGCGTCCAAGATGAACCGGCACACGTTCTGGTGCGGGCAGAGCGGATCGGGCAAGACGTACGCGCTCGGCGTGCTGCTCGAGCAGGTGCTGCTGCACACCCGTCTGCCGCTCGTGATCCTCGACCCCAACTCCGACTTCGTGCGGTTCTCCGAGCTGCGCGCCGATGCCTCCGAGGCCGACGCCGCGGAGCTCCGATCCCGCAGCGTGCGCGTGCTGCGGCCGCACACCGCGGAGGATCCGCTCAAGGTGCGCTTTCTGAGCATGCCGCTGATCTCCCGCGCCGCGCTCCTCCAGATCGATCCGCTGCGCGACGCCGACGAGTTCAACGCGATGATCAAGATGGAGCCCGAGGTGCTGGCGGGTCTGCAGGAGCCGCTCGCGGACTGGCTGCGCGCGAGCGGCAATCCGGTGCACCGCAAGATCGCGATCCGGCTCGAGAATCTCGGCCTCGCCGACCTCGATCTGTGGGCGGGCCGCCACCGCTCCGTCATCGAGTTCATCGACGACCGGGCCGACGCGACGGTCGTCGACCTCGGCGGATTCTCGACGCCGCTCGAGCCGAAGGCGACGGCGCTGGCGGTGCTCGACCACCTGTGGGAGCGCCGCGCTGACCGGATCGGCCGCCTCATCGTCATCGACGAGGCCCACAACCTGTGCTCGCCCGATCCGGTGACGGCGGTCGACACGCTGCTCACCGAGAGGATCGTGCAGATCGCGGCGGAGGGGCGGAAGTACGGCCTCTGGCTGCTCATGTCGACCCAGCGGCCGTCGAAGGTGCACCCGAACGCGCTCTCGCAGTGCGACAACCTCGGGCTCATGAAGCTCAGCTCTCCGGGTGATCTCGCCGAGCTCGCGCGCGTGTTCGGGTACGCGCCCGCCGAACTGCTGAGCCGCGTCACCGGGTTCTCGCAGGGGCAGGCGCTGTTCGCGGGCGGCTTCGTGGCCGAGCCGCAGGTGGTGCAGATGCGGGATCGCCTCACGCTCGAGGGTGGCTCGGATGTCGCGATCGAGCTGCGGGATCACGTCGCGCGGGGGCTACCCGACTGA